A region from the Hylaeus volcanicus isolate JK05 chromosome 6, UHH_iyHylVolc1.0_haploid, whole genome shotgun sequence genome encodes:
- the LOC128878178 gene encoding uncharacterized protein LOC128878178, which translates to MSDTFIEKDNNNEVEAQSHSKTILDVKSLNLSERPLPDSRIVTSRKIYSAIQIESNVNYDDLCGSWVYPKNRVYSWYNEPPIPSVCIWQYFTKQDVDYLKKYQKNKEIVLFFFENKFAKECKTKSNDILLYELWEFFKFARLHSFRGKSISAVLGLVYLMHLFFLSHPWRSAKEIYEFFHEATLLHTVLVRILNFFLVL; encoded by the exons ATGTCAGATACATTCATTGAAAAAGATAATAACAACGAAGTAGAAGCTCAAAGTCACTCGAAAACGATACTTGACGTTAAATCGTTGAATCTATCGGAGCGCCCGTTACCCGACAGTCGAATAGTAACTTCTCGGAAAATTTATTCAGCGattcaaattgaatcgaacGTGAATTACGATGATTTATGTGGTTCGTGGGTTTACCCGAAAAATCGTGTTTATAGTTGGTATAATGAACCGCCGATCCCAAGTGTATGCATTTGGCAATACTTTACAAAACAGGATGTAGATTATTTGAAGAAGTACCagaaaaataaggaaattgTACTTTTCTTCTTTG aaaataagTTCGCAAAAGaatgtaaaacaaagagcAACGATATTCTTCTGTACGAACTGtgggaatttttcaaattcgcgAG GCTTCATTCGTTTAGAGGTAAAAGTATTTCCGCAGTTTTAGGACTTGTATACttgatgcatttattttttctatcgcACCCATGGCGGTCAgctaaagaaatttatgagTTTTTCCATGAAGCTACTTTGTTGCATACAGTATTGGTTCgtatcttaaatttttttttagtactaTAA